One Thiocapsa bogorovii DNA segment encodes these proteins:
- a CDS encoding type II toxin-antitoxin system RelE family toxin, producing MTYAIFIERRAQRSLSRIAGQDRDRLSNAIRRLADEPRPQGVKKLSGRNAWRIRVGDYRILYEIHDERLLIMVVDVGHRREIYR from the coding sequence TTGACCTACGCCATATTCATCGAGAGGCGCGCCCAACGTTCACTGTCACGAATCGCCGGACAGGACCGGGACCGGCTATCCAATGCCATCCGCCGGCTGGCCGATGAACCCAGACCACAGGGAGTCAAGAAACTCAGCGGACGAAACGCCTGGCGGATTCGTGTCGGTGATTATCGCATCCTCTACGAGATCCACGACGAGCGTCTCCTGATCATGGTGGTGGACGTCGGCCACCGGCGAGAAATCTACCGGTAG